Proteins from a genomic interval of Mustela lutreola isolate mMusLut2 chromosome 4, mMusLut2.pri, whole genome shotgun sequence:
- the LOC131830302 gene encoding olfactory receptor 13A1-like, with protein MKLWVEIHLIVLETPLSLRTMSNQTLVTEFILQGFSEQPEYHVLLFSCFLSLYSVALIGNILIILAITFNPGLHIPMYFFLCNLATMDIICTSSIMPKALEGLLSKDSSISYGGCMAQLYFLIWSASSELLLLTVMAYDRYTAICHPLHYSTTMSKAFCCKLATSVWVLCAFNAAINTGLMLRLNFCGPNVITHFFCEAPPLLLLSCSSTYVNSIMIVLADAFYGILNFLMTIVSYGFIISSILKMRTAEGKKKAFSTCSSHLIAVCMYYTAVFYAYISPVSSYSAEKSKLAGVLYTMVSPTLNPLIYTLRNKEVKAALRKLFTFSRN; from the coding sequence ATGAAGCTGTGGGTAGAGATTCACCTGATAGTCCTGGAAACCCCTCTCAGCCTAAGGACCATGAGTAACCAGACACTAGTAACAGAATTTATCCTGCAGGGCTTTTCAGAACAGCCAGAATACCATGTGCTCTTATTCAGctgtttcctctccctctactctgtGGCTCTCATAGGTAATATCCTCATCATTTTGGCCATCACCTTTAACCCTGGGCTTCATATCCCCATGTACTTTTTTCTGTGCAACTTGGCTACTATGGATATTATCTGCACCTCTTCCATCATGCCCAAAGCCCTGGAGGGTCTGCTGTCAAAGGACAGCTCCATCTCTTATGGGGGCTGCATGGCCCAGCTCTATTTCCTCATATGGTCTGCATCCTCTGAGCTGCTGCTCCTCACAGTCATGGCCTATGACCGGTACACAGCCATCTGCCATCCTCTGCATTACAGCACCACAATGAGCAAGGCATTCTGCTGCAAGCTGGCTACAAGTGTATGGGTGCTCTGTGCCTTCAATGCGGCCATCAACACAGGACTGATGCTACGGTTAAATTTCTGTGGCCCCAATGTCATTACCCATTTTTTCTGTGAGGCCcctcctctgctgcttctctcctgtAGCTCCACCTATGTGAACAGCATCATGATTGTCCTGGCTGATGCGTTTTATGGCATATTGAACTTCCTGATGACCATCGTGTCATATGGCTTTATCATCTCTAGCATCCTCAAGATGCGGACTgcagaggggaagaagaaagccttttccacctgctcctcccacctcaTTGCGGTATGCATGTATTATACTGCTGTTTTCTATGCATACATAAGCCCAGTCTCCAGCTATAGTGCAGAGAAGAGCAAGTTGGCTGGTGTACTGTATACTATGGTGAGCCCTACACTCAACCCCCTCATCTATACTTTGAGAAACAAGGAGGTCAAGGCAGCCCTCAGGAAGCTTTTCACCTTCTCCAGAAATTAA